The genomic window CGATTTTTATTTTGCCAAGTTTTGCTGAAAGATGTTCATTTTGACTTTGGCGGAAATTCCCATTTTTGGCATAATCACCATTTTCGTCCATTACTGCTTTAAATTCTTTTATTAGCACATCAATTTGTACGCCTAACTTACCTAAAATATTAGAAGTATTTGCTCTATTTAGATTTTGCGGCATTAGGGTTGGAATATTTTGTAACTGATTAATTAAATAAACAAATGTCGATTTAGGTGTCTCTATTTTGTCATTATAATTGAGTGGTTGAGTAATGCTCAATCTTCTTAATATCGTTGGAGCAATCATTTTGTCTCGTGAACTTTACTATTTAAGTTCACAAAATTATTTAATAGATGCGTTGTGAATTCTTTAAAAAAACGCAGCTATTCTTGTCTATATTGAGCAGTTTTTTAATTTAAGTGGTGGTGAATTTTTCTATCAGCACTGTTTTTGAACAGAGTAATGATGAATTAGTACAATAAAAAATACCGGCAGATGATGTGATCCACCGGTATTTTAAGTTTATGAAACTTCAGTTAAAGCTTTATTCCTCTTCTTCATCTTCTTCATGAGGTTTTGGTGGAATAATTAAGACTTTATTGATGCGGTGGCTATTGACCTCTAACGGTTCGAAAATACAACCGTTGATTTCAACTTGTTCTCCAACTTCTGGAACGCGTTGAAGATGTTCCATCAATAAGCCTGCAATTGTTTCATATTCTCGCTTGTCATCCAGCGCCATTGGAATAAACAGGATCAAATCTTCTAATGGCATAAATCCATTAGCAATCCACGCACCATCTTCCCGTTTTTGAATATCATGACGTGAGTCATTTTCTTCTTCACCGTCAGGTAAGTTACCTGCAATGGTTTCCATAACATCGGTCAATGTCACAATACCTTCGATAGAACCAAACTCATCAACTACAAAAGCAAAGTGAGTATGAGCTTTACGGAACTGTTCGAGCGCTTTGAGTAATGACAAACCTTCTGGGAAAATGAGTGGTTGCGTGATGAGTTGGCGTAAATTGAGGGGTACGCCACTCAATTGTTGCTTCACCAAGTCAAGAACATGGATAACACCAACCGGCTCATCACTGACTGTTTCATCTATCACCACAAAACGTGAATGTGGATTTTTTTCCATCACTTGTAATAAATCACTGGCTGATTTATTGATATCAAGATAATCAACATCGTGACGAGAAGTCATGATGCTTTCAACGTTGCGCTGTGCCATGCCTAACACACGAGCAATCATTTGACGCTCTTGAGGATCAAAGACAGATTGATTATCTGCAATCAGGTCAGATGTGCGTGAATCTAGCTCTGCACTTTCGTGCTTGCCACTAAGAATACGCAATACAGCTTCAGCGGTGCGCTCACGTAATGGTCGTGTTCCTTTAAGGTATTTACGGCGGTTAAATTGTGCAAATTGGTTAAGCACTTCAATCATAATAGAGAAGCCAATCGCAGCGTATAGATAACCTTTAGGGATCGCATAACCGAAACCTTCAGCAACTAAGCTGAAACCTATCATAAGCAAGAAGCTTAGACATAGGATGACAATGGTTGGGTGGTTGTTGACAAAGCCAGTTAATGGTTTACTTGCCCATATCATCAGCATCATTGCAATAGTAACAGCTGCAACCATTACGCCAATATGGTCAACCATTCCCACTGCGGTAATAACCGAATCAAGTGAGAAAACGGCATCTAGAACAATAATTTGTGCAACAACTGCCCAGAAGTTCGATGTTTTTCGTTGAGTATTGGTATGTTCATCTCCCCCCTCAAGTCTTTCATTTAGCTCCATTGTGGCTTTAAACAAGAGGAATATACCTCCGAGTAGCATGATTAAATCACGGGCACTAAATGGATGATCAAATAAGGTGATCAGTGGCTTGGTGAGAGTAATGAGCCAACATAGGCTAAATAACAGAATCACACGCATCACGAGCGCTAACATCAGACCCGTTACACGAGCTCTGTCACGCAATTTTTGCGGGAGTTTATCTGCCAAAATGGCGATAAAAACAAGGTTATCAATACCAAGAACGATTTCTAGAACGATAAGGGTGGCAAGTCCTGCCCAAATCGAAGGATCTGCGATCCATTCCATACAGTTTGTTTTACCTTCTGATATGACGGCTTATACCGACTTGTGAATAATGCGGTTTGTTGGGCTAAATTTCAATAAGAATTCACGGATGTTGTATGATTATCTATAAATAATATTCAGTTAACGTCATCGATTGCATCAATTGCTACCACGCAGCCCAAACCTGAGTTAACATGTGATCCTGTTAACAGAATTGTCAGCAAATAGCTGGCGTGATCCTAATCAGACAGGAGTGTTTCATGTCAAAGCAACAGATTGGCGTTGTCGGTATGGCTGTGATGGGGCGTAACCTCGCGCTTAATATTGAAAGCCGTGGTTATTCCGTCTCAATTTTCAACCGCTCAAAAGACAAAACAGATGAAGTGATTGCTGAAAATCCAGGGAAAAAATTAGTTCCCAACTATACGATTGAAGAGTTTGTTGACTCTCTGGAAAAACCGCGTCGTATCTTGTTGATGGTTAAAGCGGGTGAAGCGACAGATAAAACAATAGCTGCATTGACGCCACACCTTGATAAAGGTGATATCCTCATTGATGGCGGGAACACGCTGTATAAAGATACTATCCGTCGTAATCGCGAATTGTCAGACCAAGGCTTCAATTTTATTGGTACGGGTGTTTCTGGTGGTGAAGAAGGCGCATTAAAAGGGCCTTCTATCATGCCTGGTGGTCAAAAAGAAGCTTATGAGCTTGTTGCGCCTATCCTAAAAGAAATTGCTGCAAAAGCGGATGGTGAACCTTGTGTTGCTTATATTGGTTCGGATGGTGCTGGCCATTACGTCAAAATGGTTCACAATGGTATCGAATATGGCGATATGCAATTAATCGCTGAAGCATATTCTTTATTAAAAGGCGCACTCAACCTGAGTAATGAAGAACTGGCTGATATTTTCTCAGACTGGAACAAAGGTGAGCTAAGTAGCTATCTTATTGAGATCACTGCTGATATCTTCAAGAAAAAAGATGAAGAAGGCAACTATCTTGTTGATGTCATTCTTGATGAAGCAGCAAATAAAGGAACAGGTAAGTGGACCAGCCAAAGTGCTTTGGATTTAGGTATTCCACTGACTCTGATTACTGAATCTGTGTTTGCTCGCTATATCTCTTTCTTGAAAGATCAGCGTGTTGCAGCGTCTAAAGTGTTGACGGGTCCTACACCAAAAATTGTTGAAGGCGATAAAAAAGAGTTTGTTGAAAAAGTTCGCCGTGCACTGTACCTCGGTAAAATTGTCTCTTATGCTCAAGGCTTCCAACAACTAAAAGCGGCTTCAGAAGAGTACAATTGGG from Providencia sneebia DSM 19967 includes these protein-coding regions:
- a CDS encoding TerC family protein, with translation MEWIADPSIWAGLATLIVLEIVLGIDNLVFIAILADKLPQKLRDRARVTGLMLALVMRVILLFSLCWLITLTKPLITLFDHPFSARDLIMLLGGIFLLFKATMELNERLEGGDEHTNTQRKTSNFWAVVAQIIVLDAVFSLDSVITAVGMVDHIGVMVAAVTIAMMLMIWASKPLTGFVNNHPTIVILCLSFLLMIGFSLVAEGFGYAIPKGYLYAAIGFSIMIEVLNQFAQFNRRKYLKGTRPLRERTAEAVLRILSGKHESAELDSRTSDLIADNQSVFDPQERQMIARVLGMAQRNVESIMTSRHDVDYLDINKSASDLLQVMEKNPHSRFVVIDETVSDEPVGVIHVLDLVKQQLSGVPLNLRQLITQPLIFPEGLSLLKALEQFRKAHTHFAFVVDEFGSIEGIVTLTDVMETIAGNLPDGEEENDSRHDIQKREDGAWIANGFMPLEDLILFIPMALDDKREYETIAGLLMEHLQRVPEVGEQVEINGCIFEPLEVNSHRINKVLIIPPKPHEEDEEEE
- the gndA gene encoding NADP-dependent phosphogluconate dehydrogenase, whose amino-acid sequence is MSKQQIGVVGMAVMGRNLALNIESRGYSVSIFNRSKDKTDEVIAENPGKKLVPNYTIEEFVDSLEKPRRILLMVKAGEATDKTIAALTPHLDKGDILIDGGNTLYKDTIRRNRELSDQGFNFIGTGVSGGEEGALKGPSIMPGGQKEAYELVAPILKEIAAKADGEPCVAYIGSDGAGHYVKMVHNGIEYGDMQLIAEAYSLLKGALNLSNEELADIFSDWNKGELSSYLIEITADIFKKKDEEGNYLVDVILDEAANKGTGKWTSQSALDLGIPLTLITESVFARYISFLKDQRVAASKVLTGPTPKIVEGDKKEFVEKVRRALYLGKIVSYAQGFQQLKAASEEYNWDLHYGEIAKIFRAGCIIRAQFLQKITDAYNENPQIANLLLAPYFKKIADEYQQALRDVVCYGVQNGIPTPTFSAAISYYDSYRAAVLPANLIQAQRDYFGAHTYKRTDKEGVFHTEWME